In Deltaproteobacteria bacterium, a single window of DNA contains:
- a CDS encoding MCE family protein: MKLPVEVKVGLFAAIAVVILVFATIRVGDQSVISGGGMELIGIFNNATGIYPRATVEIAGVKVGLVKKLGLTPDGKAQITMEVNKDIHLTQNTHCFLKTRGFLGEAFIEIFPGDASLSPIKSGSFCAQTQGGGDVNSMVNQFNDIAGDVKDITSTFKQWTNEKEGGEIAKTVTNLNDFVQVMRDLSARNEQNLDRIITNLADLTHELKNVVQNNKGNINDSMESFASISRKIDEGRGTIGKLVNDPETVEKLNTAVDSLNDALGGYKTWELGFGYHTEYLTGTKDFKNYFHVGLNPTPDEGVIFELVSDNDPSPSRGTTVSDITVGGTTTTVTTQTASRSRTSLRYSAELAKKFYDFTIRGGVIESRGGVGLDYNKGPLALQFSAFDFQTKFNQEPHLKLLGQMNMTKSFYLVGGMDDPLNQTQPTDYFFGGGFQLIDEDVKSLLGFAKVGGK, encoded by the coding sequence AGTTAAAGTCGGTCTCTTTGCCGCCATTGCCGTTGTGATTCTTGTTTTTGCGACCATTCGCGTGGGGGATCAATCTGTCATTTCGGGTGGAGGGATGGAGCTGATCGGTATTTTCAACAATGCCACCGGTATTTATCCTCGTGCGACGGTTGAGATCGCCGGTGTCAAAGTGGGGCTCGTCAAAAAATTGGGTCTGACCCCGGATGGCAAGGCGCAAATTACCATGGAGGTCAACAAAGACATCCACCTCACCCAAAATACACACTGTTTTTTGAAGACGAGGGGTTTTCTTGGAGAGGCTTTCATAGAGATTTTCCCGGGTGATGCAAGTCTTTCTCCGATCAAGAGCGGTTCCTTTTGCGCGCAAACGCAGGGAGGCGGCGATGTCAACAGCATGGTCAACCAGTTCAATGACATCGCGGGTGACGTGAAGGATATTACCTCCACCTTTAAACAATGGACGAATGAAAAAGAGGGCGGAGAAATTGCCAAGACGGTAACGAATCTCAACGACTTTGTGCAGGTGATGCGCGATCTTTCAGCTCGCAACGAACAAAATCTGGACCGGATCATTACCAATTTGGCAGACCTGACGCATGAACTGAAAAACGTTGTTCAAAATAACAAAGGGAATATCAACGATTCGATGGAAAGTTTTGCTTCCATCTCAAGAAAAATTGATGAGGGGCGCGGGACCATCGGCAAGCTCGTGAACGATCCGGAAACAGTTGAAAAACTGAACACAGCCGTTGACAGTTTGAATGATGCGCTGGGGGGTTACAAAACATGGGAGCTTGGGTTCGGTTATCATACGGAATATCTGACCGGCACAAAAGATTTTAAAAACTATTTTCATGTTGGTTTGAATCCAACGCCGGATGAAGGGGTGATTTTTGAACTGGTGTCGGACAACGATCCAAGCCCCAGTCGCGGCACCACCGTTTCCGATATCACCGTGGGAGGGACGACAACCACCGTAACCACCCAGACGGCGAGCAGGTCCAGAACCAGTTTGCGTTATTCTGCGGAATTGGCGAAGAAATTTTACGACTTCACAATTCGCGGCGGGGTGATCGAATCACGGGGTGGCGTTGGACTGGATTATAATAAAGGTCCTTTGGCTCTTCAATTCAGCGCGTTTGATTTTCAGACCAAATTCAATCAGGAACCTCACCTGAAATTGTTGGGTCAAATGAACATGACCAAATCCTTCTATCTGGTGGGGGGCATGGATGATCCGCTCAACCAAACCCAGCCGACCGATTATTTTTTCGGGGGTGGCTTTCAGTTGATTGATGAAGACGTCAAGAGTCTTTTGGGGTTTGCAAAAGTAGGTGGGAAGTAA
- the purH gene encoding bifunctional phosphoribosylaminoimidazolecarboxamide formyltransferase/IMP cyclohydrolase, whose amino-acid sequence MSETRLALISVYDKTGLENFARSLIQLHFQIISTGKTAAFLKDCGISVQGVSDYTGFPEILGGRVKTLHPKIHAGILARKNETEDQKILRDLDIPFIDLVVVNLYPFESAPGIENIDVGGPTMLRAAAKNFENVTVVTDTGDYNRVLKAFENGKPSLELRKELAGKVFARTAKYDAAIANCPGLWTMDQGPKTGVSQLRYGENPHQKALWRVSPNEALWEAPLQGKELSYNNIVDADAAWWIIWEFQKSKIKNQNFVCAIIKHTNPCGVALSEKSLKIAFEKALSCDPTSAFGGIVACNKPIDADTAVSLTGIFLEVILAPDFSKEALEIFSHKKNLRLLKTRFDVVPQQTMRSAGGGELTQTADIIAEESSKWEIKTKRAPTEKEMQALQFAWKVVKHVKSNAIVFGFEDRIAAIGAGQTSRVDSVKVAIMKAKESLKGTVVASDAFFPFPDNIEEIAKTGATAVIQPGGSIKDAEVIASADKHNLAMVFTGIRHFRH is encoded by the coding sequence ATGTCTGAAACCCGGTTGGCCCTGATCAGTGTTTATGACAAAACAGGACTCGAAAATTTCGCGCGCAGTCTAATTCAACTTCATTTCCAGATTATTTCAACAGGCAAAACCGCCGCTTTTCTGAAAGACTGCGGCATTTCTGTTCAGGGCGTTTCCGACTACACCGGCTTTCCTGAGATTTTGGGGGGCCGCGTAAAAACACTCCATCCAAAAATTCATGCCGGTATTCTGGCAAGAAAAAACGAGACAGAAGATCAAAAAATTCTGCGCGATCTTGACATTCCGTTTATTGATCTTGTGGTGGTCAATCTTTATCCCTTTGAAAGCGCGCCCGGAATTGAAAACATTGACGTTGGCGGTCCCACCATGCTACGCGCCGCCGCGAAAAATTTTGAGAATGTAACAGTGGTGACGGATACGGGAGATTACAATCGTGTTTTGAAAGCTTTTGAAAACGGAAAACCATCGTTGGAACTGCGGAAGGAGCTGGCTGGAAAAGTATTCGCGAGAACGGCAAAATATGATGCCGCGATTGCTAACTGCCCGGGACTATGGACGATGGACCAAGGACCAAAGACCGGCGTTAGCCAGTTACGTTACGGTGAAAACCCCCACCAAAAAGCCCTCTGGCGCGTATCTCCAAACGAAGCACTTTGGGAGGCGCCGCTTCAAGGCAAAGAACTTTCCTATAATAATATCGTGGATGCCGATGCCGCTTGGTGGATAATTTGGGAATTCCAAAAATCAAAAATCAAAAATCAAAATTTTGTTTGTGCCATCATCAAACACACCAATCCTTGCGGGGTTGCCCTGTCTGAAAAGTCACTTAAAATCGCTTTTGAAAAGGCTCTGTCTTGTGATCCTACTTCCGCATTCGGCGGCATTGTGGCTTGCAACAAGCCAATTGATGCCGACACGGCCGTGTCTCTCACCGGAATTTTTCTCGAAGTGATTCTCGCCCCTGATTTTTCAAAAGAGGCTCTGGAAATTTTCTCCCATAAAAAGAATTTACGACTTTTGAAAACACGGTTTGATGTTGTGCCCCAGCAAACGATGCGGAGCGCGGGTGGAGGAGAGTTGACTCAGACTGCCGACATTATTGCCGAAGAAAGTTCCAAGTGGGAGATCAAAACAAAACGGGCGCCGACGGAGAAAGAAATGCAGGCCCTTCAATTTGCGTGGAAAGTAGTAAAACATGTAAAGTCGAATGCCATTGTGTTTGGTTTTGAAGACCGGATTGCCGCAATTGGAGCGGGTCAGACAAGTCGCGTCGATTCGGTTAAAGTGGCTATAATGAAAGCAAAAGAAAGTTTAAAAGGAACCGTTGTAGCCTCCGACGCTTTTTTTCCGTTTCCAGATAATATCGAGGAGATCGCTAAAACAGGAGCCACCGCCGTCATTCAACCCGGCGGTTCCATCAAAGATGCCGAAGTCATTGCCAGCGCAGACAAACACAATCTAGCCATGGTCTTCACCGGCATACGCCATTTCAGACATTAG